The Solanum pennellii chromosome 11, SPENNV200 genome contains a region encoding:
- the LOC107003286 gene encoding chorismate mutase 2, whose product MACGDDDKLCLDSIRESLIRQEDTIIFNLIERIKFPINPTLYKQQLPPSSNFSGSLFQYLFQETESLQSKVGRYLAPEENPFFPDNLSDSIIPLTKCTPVLHPAAESVNVNEKILDIYINQMLPLFCTEVNDDANFATTAACDIQLLQALSRRIHYGKFVAEVKFRNSIDEYKSFILAQDRDALMKLLTFEAVEEMVKKRVAKKAKVFGQEVTLNDNVEEVKGKIDPLLVSRLYDEWVMPLTKLVEVEYLMRRLD is encoded by the exons atggctTGTGGTGATGATGATAAATTGTGTCTTGATTCAATAAGAGAGAGTTTAATTAGACAAGAAGATACCATTATTTTCAACCTTATTGAAAGAATCAAATTCCCAATAAATccaactttatacaaacaacAATTACCTCCTTCTTCCAATTTTTCAGGATCCTTATTTCAATACTTGTTTCAAGAAACAGAATCCCTTCAATCTAAG GTTGGTAGATATTTGGCCCCAGAGGAAAATCCTTTTTTCCCAGATAATTTGTCTGACTCAATCATACCACTTACCAAATGCACACCA GTTTTGCATCCTGCAGCAGAATCAGTAAATGTAAATGAGAAAATATTGgatatttatataaatcaaatgCTTCCACTATTTTGTACTGAGGTTAATGATGATGCAAATTTTGCAACTACTGCTGCTTGTGACATTCAGCTATTGCAG gCACTATCTAGAAGGATTCACTATGGAAAATTTGTTGCTGAAGTTAAATTCAGGAATAGTATTGATGAATATAAATCGTTTATTCTTGCTCAG GATAGAGATGCTTTAATGAAGTTATTAACATTTGAAGCGGTTGAAGAGATGGTGAAGAAGAGAGTAGCGAAGAAAGCTAAAGTGTTTGGTCAAGAAGTGACCTTAAACGATAATGTTGAAGAAGTGAAGGGCAAAATCGATCCATTGTTAGTTTCACGTTTATATGATGAATGGGTTATGCCTTTGACTAAACTTGTCGAAGTTGAATACCTCATGCGTCGTCTTGATTAA